The genomic region AATTCTGGTATCAAATCGCTTGGCTTGCTAAAGTGAAACGCGCCTGCTGCGATAAAAAGAATATAATCCGTGCGGATTTGCCCATATTTTGTGCTTACCACGCTTCCCTCCACGATAGGAAGCAAATCGCGTTGCACGCCCTCTTTACTTGGATCTTGACGCGAGCTATCTTTGCTACTTACGGCGATTTTATCAATCTCATCGATGAAAATCACACCTTTTTGCTCGGCACGCTTTAAGCCCTCTTGCTTGATTGCTTCATAATCCAAACATTCCCTGAGCGCCTCTTGTGTAAGCGCTTCCTTTGCTTCTTTGACACTCATTTCACGCTTTTGTTTTTCTTGCTGGGGAGAAAGCACTTTGATGATAGATTCTTGCACTTTAAGCACATCTGGTGGCAAGCCCTCATCAAAAGTAGGCAGATTCTTGCTCACTTCGATATTTATCATTAGAGAATCCATCTCGCCATTTCGCACGCGCTCTTTCATTTTTTCAAAGCTTTGTGCGTATTCTTGCTTTTTTTGCTCATTCACGCTACTTGGAAGCGGGGGAAGAATTTTTTGCGTGATTTTATCAAGAATATATTCTTTGATATTTTGCTCCTCTTTTTGTTTGTATTCTTTTTCAACAAGATTCACACTTGCAAGCACCAAATCACGCACCATAGATTCCACATCGCGCCCCACAAAGCCAACTTCTGTGTATTTGCTCGCTTCAACCTTGACAAAAGGCAGTCCCATAATTTTTGCCATTCTGCGTGCAATTTCAGTTTTCCCAACGCCTGTGGCACCTATCATAAGGATATTTTTTGGCGTGATTTCCTCTTGCACTGCTTTTTCTAGGTTCATTCTGCGGTAGCGATTACGCAAGGCAATAGCCACCGCCTTTTTGGCATCAGCCTGCCCGATAATATAGTCATCTAAATACGCCACAATTTGGCGCGGGGTCATATTTTCTTTCATTATTCAAGCTCCAAAATTTTGATATTTGTGTTTGTGTAAATGCAAAGCTCACCAGCAATTTGCAAGGATTGCCTCACAAGCTCTTTTGGTGGGATTTGCAAA from Helicobacter himalayensis harbors:
- the hslU gene encoding HslU--HslV peptidase ATPase subunit, yielding MTPRQIVAYLDDYIIGQADAKKAVAIALRNRYRRMNLEKAVQEEITPKNILMIGATGVGKTEIARRMAKIMGLPFVKVEASKYTEVGFVGRDVESMVRDLVLASVNLVEKEYKQKEEQNIKEYILDKITQKILPPLPSSVNEQKKQEYAQSFEKMKERVRNGEMDSLMINIEVSKNLPTFDEGLPPDVLKVQESIIKVLSPQQEKQKREMSVKEAKEALTQEALRECLDYEAIKQEGLKRAEQKGVIFIDEIDKIAVSSKDSSRQDPSKEGVQRDLLPIVEGSVVSTKYGQIRTDYILFIAAGAFHFSKPSDLIPELQGRFPLRVELENLTQESLYKILTQVKSSIIRQYQLLLQTEYITLEFEDEAIRELARLSFHANEKTEDIGARRLHTTIERVLEDISFECEDYIGKEVVVTAQMVREKLGELVENVDLARYIL